The DNA window TTCACAGAGCAACGCTGAAAGACGGGCGCGAACTGGCGATTAAAGTGCAGTATCCGGGCGTGCGCGAAAGCATCGACAGCGACATTGATAACGTGGTGAGTTTAATCAAACTCACCGGTGCACTGCCAAAGCATATCGATTTAACCGACTTGCTCAGTGAAGCAAAAGCGCAGCTTAAAAATGAAGCTGACTATTTGCAAGAGGCTGGGTTTTTAAGTGCCTATCGGGCAAATCTAGCTAACGACCCCCACTTTGTCGTACCTTACGTAGTCGATGAGCTAACTGACCAGAATATACTCGCTATGGAGTACATTGAGGGATTGCCAATCACGGATGTTAGCAATATGACATCTGATGTCATTGATGCTGTGTGCACTCAATTAATGCGCTTAACTTATGAAGAACTGTTCCAGCACAAACTCATGCAGAGCGATCCTAATTTTGCAAATTATTTGTATCAGGCCGATAGCAAAAAAATTGTGCTGCTGGACTTTGGTGCTTGCCGAAATATCTCACAAAACACATCCTTTCATTATCTTGCCATGGCTCATGCAATGCAGCGCCAAGATAAAAAAGACATGCAGAGTGCATTATTTGCGCTAGGATTAGTTGATAATGGCATGAGTTATTCCGCTATCGATACTGTCCTTAATGCTTGTTTAGAAGCCAGTGCTTGTCTGCAAAGTGAGCATGGTTACAACCTAAAACAAGAACAATTAATTAAGCGAATTCAAGAAGTCAGTATGCCGTTGGTTATGGATAAGACCGCCGTAGCGTCTCCGGTATTTGATGTCGCCTTGGTAAATCGAAAAATTACAGGCATGATACTACTGGCAAATAAACTCGGTGCGACGCTAGATTTCAAAGGTGTACTCGCTCCTTACTTAGCGCGAAGAGATGATAGTTAAGTTAGCATTAAGACTTTATTTCATTTTTTGTCATTTAACTTTGCAACACTGAATCACTTATTCTGGAACATTATATGGACGAATTGTTAGCGTTAGGAAAGGCACTGGTCCCCTTTATTTTTACTATTTTGATTGTGGTGCTGTTTTTAATTGCTTCGCATAAAGTTTTGCTTGGAAATAAGAGTCTACAGCAGGAAGCGAAACTGCCGCGACAGTTAATTTTGCTGGTTCTCTACATAGTAGGGCTTATTGGAATTGCAATAGCACTGCCGGTCACTGAAAGCACTCGGAATCAGGTGATCAGTTTAATTGGTATATTGCTATCGGGCGTTATCGCCTTCTCTTCCACCACGATTGTGGCAAATGTAATGGCAGGCATCGTCATGCGTTTCACTATGCCATTTCATATTGGCGACTTCATTCGAGTCGATGGTTTTTTCGGAAGAGTAACTGAAAAAGGACTTTTTGATACCGAGATCCAAACTGAACAGCGTGACCTTATTGCGTTTACAAACTCGTTTTTAATTTCGCACCCTCTTCAAGTCGTGCGCTCTTCGGGCACTATTATTTCAGCAAGCCTGTCTCTCGGTTACGATGTTCATCATGCGCGCGTTGAGCCTTTGCTTATTAAGGCGGCAGAGCAAAGTGGTTTGGAAGGTCCATTTGTGCAAGTTTTAGAACTGGGTGATCATGCCATTACCTATCGAATTTCTGGTTTACTCACAGAAATAAAAAGTATGATTTCATCGCGTTCTACTCTTTATGTGAACATTATGGATTGTTTGCATGATGACAATATAGAAATTGTGTCGCCTGGCTTCATGAACCAACGCAAATTACCAGATGATCTGTCTGTGCTGCCAGTTAAAGCAACTTCCCGCAAAAAACCACTAGCAGAAGGTACGCCAGAGGACGTCATATTTGATAAAGCAGAAGAAGCGCAAACAAAAGACCGCACCGTGAAAGACTTACTAGAGCAGTTGGCGCAGTTAGAAATAGACATAAAAGCAGCCGAGGGCGACAGAAAAGCACAAAAACAAGCTGAATTTGCGGCGCTAAAGGAAACTATTGATGAGCTGCAGAGCAAAAAAGTTAAGAGTGACGAAACATGACACAACATTGGTTGTTTAAAACTGAACCTGACGCCTTTAGCATCAGTGACTTAGCGAGTCGTCCAAAAAAGCGGGAAGGCTGGGACGGTGTTCGCAATTATCAGGCTCGCAACTTCATGCGAGACGATATGAAGGTGGATGATCTTGCGTTTATTTATCACTCTAGCTGCAAGCATATTGGCATTGCTGGCTTAGCCAAAATCAGCAGAACTGGTTTAGTTGATAACGCCCAAT is part of the Glaciecola nitratireducens FR1064 genome and encodes:
- a CDS encoding ABC1 kinase family protein encodes the protein MTDKRNGRKVPSGRFSRLAKFGGLASAVAGNIVKGTTRQILSGQRPSLNQSLLNTDNAVSITKRLAHMRGAAMKLGQLLSMDAGELLPAEWEPILSRLRQEADPMPKAQLLQTLEAAWSKDWHQQFSYFSFDPIAAASIGQVHRATLKDGRELAIKVQYPGVRESIDSDIDNVVSLIKLTGALPKHIDLTDLLSEAKAQLKNEADYLQEAGFLSAYRANLANDPHFVVPYVVDELTDQNILAMEYIEGLPITDVSNMTSDVIDAVCTQLMRLTYEELFQHKLMQSDPNFANYLYQADSKKIVLLDFGACRNISQNTSFHYLAMAHAMQRQDKKDMQSALFALGLVDNGMSYSAIDTVLNACLEASACLQSEHGYNLKQEQLIKRIQEVSMPLVMDKTAVASPVFDVALVNRKITGMILLANKLGATLDFKGVLAPYLARRDDS
- a CDS encoding mechanosensitive ion channel family protein, which gives rise to MDELLALGKALVPFIFTILIVVLFLIASHKVLLGNKSLQQEAKLPRQLILLVLYIVGLIGIAIALPVTESTRNQVISLIGILLSGVIAFSSTTIVANVMAGIVMRFTMPFHIGDFIRVDGFFGRVTEKGLFDTEIQTEQRDLIAFTNSFLISHPLQVVRSSGTIISASLSLGYDVHHARVEPLLIKAAEQSGLEGPFVQVLELGDHAITYRISGLLTEIKSMISSRSTLYVNIMDCLHDDNIEIVSPGFMNQRKLPDDLSVLPVKATSRKKPLAEGTPEDVIFDKAEEAQTKDRTVKDLLEQLAQLEIDIKAAEGDRKAQKQAEFAALKETIDELQSKKVKSDET
- a CDS encoding EVE domain-containing protein, which translates into the protein MTQHWLFKTEPDAFSISDLASRPKKREGWDGVRNYQARNFMRDDMKVDDLAFIYHSSCKHIGIAGLAKISRTGLVDNAQFNPESRYFDPKSTPDKPRWWMVELEHIETFTEILPLADIKQIPDITELGLVKKGSRLSIMPVNASEFDVLLAHAKRS